The Neovison vison isolate M4711 chromosome 10, ASM_NN_V1, whole genome shotgun sequence genome has a segment encoding these proteins:
- the TSTD1 gene encoding thiosulfate:glutathione sulfurtransferase isoform X2, with amino-acid sequence MLRAPRGRPGAVFLWLVVAARTMAGVSELESALQMEPAAFKALYSAEKPKLEEENLIFFCQMGRRGLQATQLAQGLGYTGARNYAGAYREWSQKED; translated from the exons ATGCTGCGGGCACCGAGGGGGCGGCCTGGGGCCGTATTCCTGTGGCTCGTCGTGGCGGCGCGCACCATGGCCGGAG TATCTGAGCTGGAAAGTGCCCTGCAGATGGAGCCCGCTGCTTTCAAGGCTTTGTATTCCGCCGAGAAGCCGAAGCTGGAAGAGGAGAACCTCATTTTCTTCTGTCAGATGGGCAGGCGGGGCTTGCAGGCCACGCAGCTGGCCCAAGGCCTTGGATACACAGG GGCTCGAAACTACGCAGGAGCCTATAGAGAATGGTCCCAGAAAGAAGATTAG
- the TSTD1 gene encoding thiosulfate:glutathione sulfurtransferase isoform X1: MLRAPRGRPGAVFLWLVVAARTMAGAPTVSLPELRSLLASGQARLIDVRSREEAAAGTIPGALNIPVSELESALQMEPAAFKALYSAEKPKLEEENLIFFCQMGRRGLQATQLAQGLGYTGARNYAGAYREWSQKED; this comes from the exons ATGCTGCGGGCACCGAGGGGGCGGCCTGGGGCCGTATTCCTGTGGCTCGTCGTGGCGGCGCGCACCATGGCCGGAG CGCCCACGGTCTCGCTCCCTGAACTGCGTTCGCTCCTGGCCTCGGGCCAGGCCCGGCTCATCGATGTGAGATCTCGGGAGGAGGCGGCAGCGGGGACCATCCCGGGGGCGCTCAACATCCCGG TATCTGAGCTGGAAAGTGCCCTGCAGATGGAGCCCGCTGCTTTCAAGGCTTTGTATTCCGCCGAGAAGCCGAAGCTGGAAGAGGAGAACCTCATTTTCTTCTGTCAGATGGGCAGGCGGGGCTTGCAGGCCACGCAGCTGGCCCAAGGCCTTGGATACACAGG GGCTCGAAACTACGCAGGAGCCTATAGAGAATGGTCCCAGAAAGAAGATTAG
- the USF1 gene encoding upstream stimulatory factor 1 isoform X1, translating to MKGQQKTAEAEEGTVQIQEGAVATGEDPTSVAIASIQSAATFPDPNVKYVFRTENGGQVMYRVIQVSEGQLDGQTEGTGAISGYPATQSMTQAVIQGAFTSDDAVDTEGTAAETHYTYFPSTAVGDGAGGTTSGSTAAVVTTQGSEALLGQATPPGTGQFFVMMSPQEVLQGGSQRSIAPRTHPYSPKSEAPRTTRDEKRRAQHNEVERRRRDKINNWIVQLSKIVPDCSMESTKSGQSKGGILSKACDYIQELRQSNHRLSEELQGLDQLQLDNDVLRQQVEDLKNKNLLLRAQLRHHGVEVVIKNDSN from the exons ATGAAGGG GCAGCAGAAAACAGCTGAAGCGGAAGAGGGGACGGTGCAGATTCAGGAGG GTGCAGTGGCAACTGGGGAGGACCCCACCAGCGTGGCTATTGCCAGCATCCAGTCAGCTGCCACCTTCCCTGACCCCAACGTCAAGTACGTCTTCCGAACTGAGAATGGGGGCCAG GTGATGTACAGGGTGATCCAGGTGTCTGAGGGGCAGCTGGATGGCCAGACTGAAGGGACTGGCGCCATCAGTGGCTATCCTGCCACTCAGTCCATGACCCAG GCGGTGATCCAGGGTGCATTCACCAGTGACGATGCTGTTGACACAGAGGGGACAGCCGCCGAGACGCACTATACTTATTTCCCCAGCACTgcagtgggggatggggcagggggtaCCACATCGGGGAGTACAGCAGCTGTTGTTACTACCCAAGGCTCGGAGGCCCTGCTGGGGCAGGCGACCCCTCCCGGCACCG GCCAATTCTTTGTGATGATGTCACCCCAAGAAGTGTTGCAGGGAGGAAGCCAGCGCTCCATTGCCCCCAGGACTCACCCTTATTCCCC GAAGTCAGAAGCTCCCAGGACAACTCGGGATGAGAAACGCAGGGCTCAGCACAATGAAG TTGAACGCCGCCGCCGAGACAAGATTAACAACTGGATAGTGCAGCTGTCCAAGATCGTCCCGGACTGCTCCATGGAGAGCACCAAGTCTGGCCAG AGTAAAGGTGGAATTCTGTCCAAAGCCTGTGATTATATCCAGGAGCTTCGACAGAGTAACCACCGGTTGTCAGAAGAACTGCAGGGGCTTGACCAGCTGCAGCTGGACAACGACGTGCTCCGACAGCAG GTGGaagatttgaaaaacaagaaCCTGCTGCTTCGAGCTCAGCTGCGGCACCACGGAGTCGAGGTCGTCATCAAGAATGACAGCAATTAA
- the USF1 gene encoding upstream stimulatory factor 1 isoform X2, with amino-acid sequence MYRVIQVSEGQLDGQTEGTGAISGYPATQSMTQAVIQGAFTSDDAVDTEGTAAETHYTYFPSTAVGDGAGGTTSGSTAAVVTTQGSEALLGQATPPGTGQFFVMMSPQEVLQGGSQRSIAPRTHPYSPKSEAPRTTRDEKRRAQHNEVERRRRDKINNWIVQLSKIVPDCSMESTKSGQSKGGILSKACDYIQELRQSNHRLSEELQGLDQLQLDNDVLRQQVEDLKNKNLLLRAQLRHHGVEVVIKNDSN; translated from the exons ATGTACAGGGTGATCCAGGTGTCTGAGGGGCAGCTGGATGGCCAGACTGAAGGGACTGGCGCCATCAGTGGCTATCCTGCCACTCAGTCCATGACCCAG GCGGTGATCCAGGGTGCATTCACCAGTGACGATGCTGTTGACACAGAGGGGACAGCCGCCGAGACGCACTATACTTATTTCCCCAGCACTgcagtgggggatggggcagggggtaCCACATCGGGGAGTACAGCAGCTGTTGTTACTACCCAAGGCTCGGAGGCCCTGCTGGGGCAGGCGACCCCTCCCGGCACCG GCCAATTCTTTGTGATGATGTCACCCCAAGAAGTGTTGCAGGGAGGAAGCCAGCGCTCCATTGCCCCCAGGACTCACCCTTATTCCCC GAAGTCAGAAGCTCCCAGGACAACTCGGGATGAGAAACGCAGGGCTCAGCACAATGAAG TTGAACGCCGCCGCCGAGACAAGATTAACAACTGGATAGTGCAGCTGTCCAAGATCGTCCCGGACTGCTCCATGGAGAGCACCAAGTCTGGCCAG AGTAAAGGTGGAATTCTGTCCAAAGCCTGTGATTATATCCAGGAGCTTCGACAGAGTAACCACCGGTTGTCAGAAGAACTGCAGGGGCTTGACCAGCTGCAGCTGGACAACGACGTGCTCCGACAGCAG GTGGaagatttgaaaaacaagaaCCTGCTGCTTCGAGCTCAGCTGCGGCACCACGGAGTCGAGGTCGTCATCAAGAATGACAGCAATTAA
- the ARHGAP30 gene encoding rho GTPase-activating protein 30 isoform X2, whose translation MRHLVHMASFSAQTNMHARNLAIVWAPNLLRSKDIEASGFNGTAAFMEVRVQSIVVEFILTHVDQLFGGATLSGGEMESGWRSLPGARASGSPDDLMPRSLPCHLPSILQAGDGPPQMRPYHTIIELAEHKRKGSLKVRKWRSIFNLGRSGHETKRKLPRGAEDREDKSDKGTLRPAKSMDSLSAAAGASDEPEVLVGPGSPRPSPLLPDSLENDSAEAAEGEQEPEAEALGGTNSEPGTPRVGRSAIRAGGCSRAERCVGVHISDPYNVNLPLHITSILNVPPNIISNVSLARLTRGLECPALQPRPSPASGPGPGPGPGPPDEKLEASSATGPLADSGPEDMAPALEDCLSQEVQDSFSFLEDSSSSEPEWVGVEDGEVAQAGAAGAAFSPGEDDPGMGYLEELLRVGPQVEEFSVEPPLDDLSLDEAQFVLAPSCCSPDSVAPRPEGEEESGEEVFLSAYDDLSPLLMPKHPTWEGPGSLEEERAGCGRQEAPGQAEGEDACCKVGEAKEADPENTWAIREEAEGSPESEVEDGETGEEGGKAGESQEMMVSLREGSGKETEAKGEESKSQQENESMNEAQDVEGTGEPSKDKETERKTEREEEAEEGQEGPVQARSDPECGVPENQVVEESWEVVHKQEAEEAREDEVKGQEGQKDQEVREDRGDGEDGRSPEAAAGGGGGGEVSMDRESGDGESEGDQRAGGDHLGKDSPPEGSHIESLEADSAKGGNSQSSEATPQPPQLEEMEPEGQPSPEGCNLCPCPLGSPSGVGMRLASSLVQVQQVRSVPVVPPKPQFAKMPSAMCSKIHVAPANPCPRPGRLDGTPGERAWGSRASRSSWRNGGSLSFDAAVALARDRQRTEAQGVRRTQTCTGGGDYSLIPRTSPCSMIPAYSPRPLSCLELPPEDTEGSGHRSRHSLPPREHQPPDPLLSPQRRSYAFETQATPGRGEEL comes from the exons ATGCGACATCTGGTGCACATGGCCTCATTCAGTGCTCAGACCAACATGCATGCCCGCAACCTGGCCATCGTGTGGGCCCCCAACCTGCTGAG GTCCAAGGACATAGAGGCCTCGGGCTTCAACGGGACAGCAGCCTTCATGGAGGTGCGTGTGCAATCCATTGTGGTCGAGTTCATCCTCACGCACGTGGACCAGCTCTTCGGGGGCGCCACTCTCTCTG gtggggagatggagagtggATGGCGATCACTTCCAGGGGCCCGGGCATCAGGCAGCCCCGACGACCTTATGCCCAGGTCCCTGCCCTGCCACCTGCCTAGCATCCTGCAGGCTGGTGATGGACCCCCACAGATGCGGCCCTACCACACTATCATTGAGCTTGCAGAGCACAA GAGAAAGGGATCTTTGAAGGTCAGGAAGTGGAGATCTATCTTCAATTTGGGTCGTTCTGGCCATGAGACCAAACGTAAACTCCCCCGGGGGGCTGAGGACAGAG AGGACAAATCTGATAAGGGGACTCTGCGGCCAGCCAAGAGCATGGACTCACTGAGTGCTGCAGCTGGGGCCAGCGATG AGCCAGAGGTGCTGGTGGGACCTGGCAGTCCCCGGCCAAGCCCACTGCTGCCAGATAGCTTGGAAAATGATTCTGCAGAGGCAGCAGAAGGTGAacaggagcctgaggcagaggccCTGGGCGGCACGAATTCTGAGCCAGGCACGCCACGAGTGGGGCGGTCAGCAATCCGTGCTGGGGGCTGCAGCCGTGCAGAGCGCTGTGTTGGGGTGCACATCTCAGACCCCTACAATGTCAACCTCCCACTACACATCACCTCCATCCTCAACGTGCCCCCAAATATCATCTCTAACGTCTCCTTGGCCAGACTCACCCGTGGCCTTGAGTGTCCCGCCCTACAGCCCCGGCcaagccctgcctctggccctgggcctgggcctggccctggCCCCCCAG ATGAGAAGTTGGAGGCAAGTTCGGCCACAGGTCCCCTGGCTGACAGTGGCCCAGAGGACATGGCCCCTGCCCTGGAGGACTGCCTGTCCCAGGAGGTGCAGGATTCCTTCTCCTTCCTAGAGGACTCAAGCAGCTCAGAGCCTgagtgggtgggggtggaggacggGGAGGTGgcccaagcaggagcagcaggagcagcCTTCTCCCCTGGGGAGGACGATCCTGGGATGGGCTACCTGGAGGAGCTCTTGCGAGTTGGGCCTCAG GTGGAGGAGTTCTCTGTGGAGCCACCCCTAGATGACCTGTCCCTGGATGAGGCGCAGTTTGTCTTGGCCCCCAGCTGCTGTTCGCCGGACTCTGTTGCCCCCAGGCccgaaggagaagaggaaagtgGGGAGGAAGTCTTCCTGAGTGCCTATGATGACCTAAGTCCCCTTCTGATGCCCAAACACCCAACCTGGGAGGGTCCAGGAagtctggaggaagagagagcagggtgTGGGAGACAGGAGGCTCCAGGGCAGGCCGAGGGGGAAGATGCATGCTGCAAAGTAGGGGAGGCCAAGGAGGCTGACCCTGAGAACACATGGGCCATCAGGGAGGAGGCTGAGGGGAGTCCAGAGAGTGAGGTGGAGGATGGAGAGACAGgcgaggaaggagggaaggctgGGGAAAGCCAAGAGATGATGGTCAGTTTGAGAgaagggagtgggaaagagacagaggccaagggagaggagTCTAAAAGCCAGCAGGAGAATGAGAGTATGAATGAAGCTCAGGATGTGGAAGGAACAGGAGAGCCGAGCAAGGACAAGGAGACGGAAAGGaagactgagagagaggaagaggctgaGGAAGGCCAGGAAGGCCCAGTACAAGCCAGAAGCGACCCAGAGTGTGGGGTCCCGGAAAACCAAGTTGTTGAGGAGAGCTGGGAAGTTGTACACAAACAAGAGGCAGAAGAAGCCAGAGAGGATGAGGTTaaagggcaggaggggcagaaggaccaAGAGGTAAGAGAAGACCGAGGAGATGGTGAAGATGGCAGAAGCCCAGAAgcagcagctggaggaggaggaggaggagaggtcaGCATGGacagggagagtggggatggagagTCTGAGGGAGACCAGAGGGCTGGAGGTGACCATTTAGGAAAGGACTCCCCTCCTGAAGGGTCACACATTGAGTCCCTGGAGGCTGACAGTGCCAAAGGGGGCAATTCCCAGTCCTCTGAGGCAACCCCACAGCCACCCCAGCTAGAGGAGATGGAGCCTGAGGGGCAGCCCAGTCCAGAGGGCTGCAATCTGTGCCCCTGTCCTCTTGGCTCACCTAGCGGTGTGGGCATGCGCCTGGCTTCCTCCCTGGTTCAGGTCCAACAGGTCCGCTCTGTGCCCGTGGTGCCCCCCAAACCACAATTTGCCAAGATGCCTAGTGCAATGTGTAGCAAGATCCATGTGGCACCTGCAAACCCATGCCCAAGGCCTGGTCGGCTCGATGGGACTCCTGGGGAAAGGGCTTGGGGGTCCAGAGCCTCCCGTTCCTCTTGGAGGAATGGAGGCAGTCTTTCTTTTGATGCTGCTGTGGCCCTTGCCCGGGACCGCCAGaggactgaggctcagggagttCGGCGGACCCAGACCTGTACTGGGGGTGGGGACTATAGCCTCATCCCCAGAACCTCCCCCTGTAGTATGATCCCTGCCTATTCTCCTCGGCCACTTAGCTGCCTGGAGCTCCCACCCGAAGACACAGAAGGGTCTGGACACCGGAGTCGGCATAGTCTGCCCCCCAGGGAACACCAGCCCCCTGAccctcttctgtccccacagcgcCGATCATATGCATTTGAAACACAGGCTACCCCTGGGAGAGGTGAGGAACTGTGA
- the ARHGAP30 gene encoding rho GTPase-activating protein 30 isoform X1: protein MKSRQKGKKKGSSKERVFGCDLQEQLQRSGQEVPQVLKSCAEFVEEYGVVDGIYRLSGVSSNIQKLRQEFEAERKPDLRKDVYLQDIHCVSSLCKAYFRELPDPLLTYRLYDKFADAVGVQLEPERLVKILEVLRELPVPNYRTLEFLMRHLVHMASFSAQTNMHARNLAIVWAPNLLRSKDIEASGFNGTAAFMEVRVQSIVVEFILTHVDQLFGGATLSGGEMESGWRSLPGARASGSPDDLMPRSLPCHLPSILQAGDGPPQMRPYHTIIELAEHKRKGSLKVRKWRSIFNLGRSGHETKRKLPRGAEDREDKSDKGTLRPAKSMDSLSAAAGASDEPEVLVGPGSPRPSPLLPDSLENDSAEAAEGEQEPEAEALGGTNSEPGTPRVGRSAIRAGGCSRAERCVGVHISDPYNVNLPLHITSILNVPPNIISNVSLARLTRGLECPALQPRPSPASGPGPGPGPGPPDEKLEASSATGPLADSGPEDMAPALEDCLSQEVQDSFSFLEDSSSSEPEWVGVEDGEVAQAGAAGAAFSPGEDDPGMGYLEELLRVGPQVEEFSVEPPLDDLSLDEAQFVLAPSCCSPDSVAPRPEGEEESGEEVFLSAYDDLSPLLMPKHPTWEGPGSLEEERAGCGRQEAPGQAEGEDACCKVGEAKEADPENTWAIREEAEGSPESEVEDGETGEEGGKAGESQEMMVSLREGSGKETEAKGEESKSQQENESMNEAQDVEGTGEPSKDKETERKTEREEEAEEGQEGPVQARSDPECGVPENQVVEESWEVVHKQEAEEAREDEVKGQEGQKDQEVREDRGDGEDGRSPEAAAGGGGGGEVSMDRESGDGESEGDQRAGGDHLGKDSPPEGSHIESLEADSAKGGNSQSSEATPQPPQLEEMEPEGQPSPEGCNLCPCPLGSPSGVGMRLASSLVQVQQVRSVPVVPPKPQFAKMPSAMCSKIHVAPANPCPRPGRLDGTPGERAWGSRASRSSWRNGGSLSFDAAVALARDRQRTEAQGVRRTQTCTGGGDYSLIPRTSPCSMIPAYSPRPLSCLELPPEDTEGSGHRSRHSLPPREHQPPDPLLSPQRRSYAFETQATPGRGEEL from the exons GCAGGAGTTCGAGGCAGAGCGGAAGCCAGACCTGCGCAAAGATGTTTACCTGCAAGACATTCACTGCGTCTCGTCCCTGTGCAAGGCCTATTTCAGAGAGCTGCCAGACCCCCTGCTCACTTACCGCCTCTACGACAAGTTCGCG GATGCCGTGGGAGTGCAGCTGGAGCCTGAGCGCTTGGTCAAGATCCTAGAAGTGCTTCGAGAACTCCCTGTCCCCAACTACAG GACCCTGGAGTTCCTCATGCGACATCTGGTGCACATGGCCTCATTCAGTGCTCAGACCAACATGCATGCCCGCAACCTGGCCATCGTGTGGGCCCCCAACCTGCTGAG GTCCAAGGACATAGAGGCCTCGGGCTTCAACGGGACAGCAGCCTTCATGGAGGTGCGTGTGCAATCCATTGTGGTCGAGTTCATCCTCACGCACGTGGACCAGCTCTTCGGGGGCGCCACTCTCTCTG gtggggagatggagagtggATGGCGATCACTTCCAGGGGCCCGGGCATCAGGCAGCCCCGACGACCTTATGCCCAGGTCCCTGCCCTGCCACCTGCCTAGCATCCTGCAGGCTGGTGATGGACCCCCACAGATGCGGCCCTACCACACTATCATTGAGCTTGCAGAGCACAA GAGAAAGGGATCTTTGAAGGTCAGGAAGTGGAGATCTATCTTCAATTTGGGTCGTTCTGGCCATGAGACCAAACGTAAACTCCCCCGGGGGGCTGAGGACAGAG AGGACAAATCTGATAAGGGGACTCTGCGGCCAGCCAAGAGCATGGACTCACTGAGTGCTGCAGCTGGGGCCAGCGATG AGCCAGAGGTGCTGGTGGGACCTGGCAGTCCCCGGCCAAGCCCACTGCTGCCAGATAGCTTGGAAAATGATTCTGCAGAGGCAGCAGAAGGTGAacaggagcctgaggcagaggccCTGGGCGGCACGAATTCTGAGCCAGGCACGCCACGAGTGGGGCGGTCAGCAATCCGTGCTGGGGGCTGCAGCCGTGCAGAGCGCTGTGTTGGGGTGCACATCTCAGACCCCTACAATGTCAACCTCCCACTACACATCACCTCCATCCTCAACGTGCCCCCAAATATCATCTCTAACGTCTCCTTGGCCAGACTCACCCGTGGCCTTGAGTGTCCCGCCCTACAGCCCCGGCcaagccctgcctctggccctgggcctgggcctggccctggCCCCCCAG ATGAGAAGTTGGAGGCAAGTTCGGCCACAGGTCCCCTGGCTGACAGTGGCCCAGAGGACATGGCCCCTGCCCTGGAGGACTGCCTGTCCCAGGAGGTGCAGGATTCCTTCTCCTTCCTAGAGGACTCAAGCAGCTCAGAGCCTgagtgggtgggggtggaggacggGGAGGTGgcccaagcaggagcagcaggagcagcCTTCTCCCCTGGGGAGGACGATCCTGGGATGGGCTACCTGGAGGAGCTCTTGCGAGTTGGGCCTCAG GTGGAGGAGTTCTCTGTGGAGCCACCCCTAGATGACCTGTCCCTGGATGAGGCGCAGTTTGTCTTGGCCCCCAGCTGCTGTTCGCCGGACTCTGTTGCCCCCAGGCccgaaggagaagaggaaagtgGGGAGGAAGTCTTCCTGAGTGCCTATGATGACCTAAGTCCCCTTCTGATGCCCAAACACCCAACCTGGGAGGGTCCAGGAagtctggaggaagagagagcagggtgTGGGAGACAGGAGGCTCCAGGGCAGGCCGAGGGGGAAGATGCATGCTGCAAAGTAGGGGAGGCCAAGGAGGCTGACCCTGAGAACACATGGGCCATCAGGGAGGAGGCTGAGGGGAGTCCAGAGAGTGAGGTGGAGGATGGAGAGACAGgcgaggaaggagggaaggctgGGGAAAGCCAAGAGATGATGGTCAGTTTGAGAgaagggagtgggaaagagacagaggccaagggagaggagTCTAAAAGCCAGCAGGAGAATGAGAGTATGAATGAAGCTCAGGATGTGGAAGGAACAGGAGAGCCGAGCAAGGACAAGGAGACGGAAAGGaagactgagagagaggaagaggctgaGGAAGGCCAGGAAGGCCCAGTACAAGCCAGAAGCGACCCAGAGTGTGGGGTCCCGGAAAACCAAGTTGTTGAGGAGAGCTGGGAAGTTGTACACAAACAAGAGGCAGAAGAAGCCAGAGAGGATGAGGTTaaagggcaggaggggcagaaggaccaAGAGGTAAGAGAAGACCGAGGAGATGGTGAAGATGGCAGAAGCCCAGAAgcagcagctggaggaggaggaggaggagaggtcaGCATGGacagggagagtggggatggagagTCTGAGGGAGACCAGAGGGCTGGAGGTGACCATTTAGGAAAGGACTCCCCTCCTGAAGGGTCACACATTGAGTCCCTGGAGGCTGACAGTGCCAAAGGGGGCAATTCCCAGTCCTCTGAGGCAACCCCACAGCCACCCCAGCTAGAGGAGATGGAGCCTGAGGGGCAGCCCAGTCCAGAGGGCTGCAATCTGTGCCCCTGTCCTCTTGGCTCACCTAGCGGTGTGGGCATGCGCCTGGCTTCCTCCCTGGTTCAGGTCCAACAGGTCCGCTCTGTGCCCGTGGTGCCCCCCAAACCACAATTTGCCAAGATGCCTAGTGCAATGTGTAGCAAGATCCATGTGGCACCTGCAAACCCATGCCCAAGGCCTGGTCGGCTCGATGGGACTCCTGGGGAAAGGGCTTGGGGGTCCAGAGCCTCCCGTTCCTCTTGGAGGAATGGAGGCAGTCTTTCTTTTGATGCTGCTGTGGCCCTTGCCCGGGACCGCCAGaggactgaggctcagggagttCGGCGGACCCAGACCTGTACTGGGGGTGGGGACTATAGCCTCATCCCCAGAACCTCCCCCTGTAGTATGATCCCTGCCTATTCTCCTCGGCCACTTAGCTGCCTGGAGCTCCCACCCGAAGACACAGAAGGGTCTGGACACCGGAGTCGGCATAGTCTGCCCCCCAGGGAACACCAGCCCCCTGAccctcttctgtccccacagcgcCGATCATATGCATTTGAAACACAGGCTACCCCTGGGAGAGGTGAGGAACTGTGA